The window ACGAGGGTCTGACCGACGCCGACCGGCACCGGCGCAAGATCAAGACGCAGGTGCTCACCCTGAGGCGGATCGCGGTGGCCATCATCGTGATGCTCGGTGCCGCGGCCGCGTTGATGACGTTCCCGGCGTTCAGCGACATCGGCAAGACGGTGTTCGCGTCTGCGGGCGTGTTGACCGTCGTGGCCGGCCTCGCCGCCCAGACGTCGCTCGGATCGGTGTTCGCCGGCATCCAGATCGCGTTCTCCGATGCGATCCGCGTCGGGGACGTCGTGGTACTCGAAGAGGAGTGGGGCCGGATCGAGGAGATCACCCTGACCTATGTGGTCGTACACCTGTGGGACGAGCGTCGCCTGGTCCTGCCGTGCACGTACTTCACCAGCACCCCGTTCCAGAATTGGACGCGCAACGCGACCGAACTGCTGGGCACCGCGGAGCTCGACGTCGACTTCACCGTGCCGTTCGACCAGATGCGGGCGGAGCTGGATCGCCTGCTGCGCGCGAATCCGTTGTGGGACGGACGCGTCGGCGTCCTGCAGGTGACCGACGCGGTGGAGGGCCGGGTCCGGGTGCGCATGCTGGTCAGTGCCTCCAACGCGGGCCAGTTGTTCGATCTGCGCTGCGATGTTCGCGAAGGGATGGTCGCGTGGTTGCAGCGCACCAATCCCGGGGCGATGCCCCGTACACGGATCGAGCATCGGACCGACGCCGACACAGCGCGCGGCGATGCCGCCGTGCCGGTGCCCGGACGTTCTCAGGCGGACTCCGGTCTGTTCAGTGGCAGCATCGCCGCCGATCGCCGCAATCGTGATCTGACCTGGGCACATGACGCCCGCTGAAGTCGGCGAGCGCACCCGCCGCGCGACCGGGGCCGCCGTCGACGCCGCCCGTGAGCTGGGGCTCGACGTCGAGCACCCCGTCGTTCTGCACGATGTCTTCTCCGTCGTCGTGCACCTGGCGCCGCACCCGGTGGTGGCGCGGATCCCGGTGGTCCTGACCGCCGCCGCGGACCCCGCCGGCCAGACCGCACGCCGGCAGCGCGAACTCGACGTCGCGGCGTGGCTGCACGCCCAAGGGGTGCCGGTGGTCCCGCCGTCCGCGCTTGTGCCGCGGTCTCCGATCCACCGCGACGGGTTCGTGATGACGTTCTGGGAACTGGCCGACCTGGCTGCCGACCACGAGCCCTACCGCGGGGTCGCGCTGAGGCACTCCGCGCAGCTGCACGCCGCCCTGGCGCGCTACCCGAGGGAACTACCGTTCCTCGCGCCGTTCAACGACGGTCTGCCGGCCATGATCGCCGAGTTGCACACGGTGGACCTGCTGACGGCCGACGACGTGGACCGGGCGCGAGTGGAGTTCGACAGCCTGCGGGCGATTCTCGCCGACCAGAAAGCCTTTCAGGCGGCCTTCCCCGGCGTCACGGTGCAACCGATCCAGGGAGATGCGCCGTCGCACAACGTGATCCGGACGACATCCGGGATCGTGTTCTCCGATTTCGAGGACATCTGTCGCGGCCCGGTGGAATGGGATCTGGCGATGCTGGGCGCAGCGGCGGTGGCCGAATACGACGCCGCGGCACGCGATCTGGGTATCCGCACCGTCGACCCGGAGGTATTGAGGGTGATGGAGTACGCGCGCCGCCTGCAGTTCATCGGCTGTACGACGCTCGTCTCACAATTGCGGCTGCTGGCCGACGGCCTGGGTCAGGCGCTCAGTGAGTGGAGGTCCACACCGGTGTTCGGGCCCGGTCAGGTCGGCAGGTCTCAGGTCGGCAGGTCGTAGTCCATCGGGGGCCCGTCCGGGCCGATCGACGCCGTGTCGGCGATGGCCGTGGCCACCGGGACGCCGTTCTGCACGATCCCGACGACGACGACGGTGCCGTTCGCCACCGACTGCCCGATGCGGGTGGTGTCCGGGGTGATCCGGAAGGTGGTGGACTCGCCCTGTGCGTTGACCGTCGTGAGCGAATGGGGTGAGGTCGCGGTGACCTGACCGACACGCTCGAAGTGCTGCGGTGCGGTGCCCGCCGCCGCGGGGGTGACCAGGTGGGTCGCGGGCGCGGTCGAGATCTGCGCGGTGGGTTGCGGCGGTACCGGCTCGGCGATCTGCAGGGTCACGAACCAGCCGGCGGCCCCGGCGGCACCCATGGTCAGGGTGGTGCCGAGAAGTTGCCGTGCGGTGGCGCGGATCGAAGTCATGATGACCTCCTGGCTACCCCCGCGACCGCGCGGGGAAACTCAGCGCCAGGCGAACACCGGTTGCTCGAGTTCGTTTACCGGATCGTCGCGCCCCTCCAGACACAGCCACCGCAGCTGCAACAGCACCGCGCCGGTTGGGGCGTGGATCAGGTCATTGCCGAGCGGGACCTGCACCACGGGCCGCGGGCTCTCCGGGATCGTGATGAAGCGTGGCGAGTCCTCGCGCAGCAATTGGTGTAGCCCCACCCGGTACACAGCTACCACCTCGTCCGGTGCGGGCCGGGGATCCAGCCGGCCGCCGCCCCAGAGCACCACCGGAGTGATCACATAGCCAGAACGCGTCGAATAATCGTCGAGGAGCCCGAGGAGGGCGCTCTCCGGGAGCCTGACACCGACCTCTTCGTCCAGTTCCCGCAGAGCGGCCTCCACGACCGTCTCGCCCGGATCGAGCCGTCCCCCCGGGAGCGCCCACTGCGCCGAGTGCGAGCTCAGCCGCGAGGCCCGGCGGCACAACAGGAACGCCGCCCCGCCCGACACATCGACCATCCGGCCGTCGAGGTCGTCGGGCATCGGGCGGCCCGCGATCCAGTCATCCACCGGCGCCGGATCCACCCGGTCCTCGCCCACCACCGAGTCGACGAGAACGACCGCGACGGCGGCGTGGCGCTTCGACGGGTCGGTCACCGTCCTGCGGGTGTGCTGACCGAGCCGCTGTGCGATCCGGTCGCGGAGGACGTCGTCGTAGCCGAGTGTCACCCACCGAGATTAGAACGCAACAAGGCCGGCACGGTCACCCGTGCCGGCCTCGCTGGTGTCGCGCTGTCTAGTTGTTGATCCCGACGACTTCCTGCGCGATGGCAGCGACGCGCGCCTGCGCGGCCGAGACGACGCGCTGACGGTTCTTGTGCGCCTCCTCGTAGGCGATGATCACGCGGATGTCGGACGGCTCGGTGAGCTCCTTGACCGCGTTCGCCGCATCGGTGACGGTCAGCTCGTCATAGCCGGTGATCGGCAGCTCGTCGGCGTCGAGCGTGCCTGACGCACCGCGGGCGGCATGGATCGCGTCGGCGGCGTCCTCGGCACCCTGCTCACGGGTGACACGCTCGGCGGACTCCAGGGCCCCGTCCCGCGCGCCCGAGAGGGCCTTGCCGGCGATCTCGCCGGTGCGTGCGCCGCGCTCGACCAGTCCGGAGACGGCCGGCCGCACGGACCGCACGGCCTCGGCGATGCGCTCGGCGCCGCGGGTCGACCAGGTGAACGGCATGTTCGCGAGCTTGACGGCCAGACCCGCCGCAGCCTGCACCGGAGTGCGGCGCAACGCGGCCGGACCGCCGAGGGCGTCCTCGGCCAGCACGGTGGTCAGCCACTCGACCGTCGCGGTGTGCGCGGTGATAAGCCGGGTGGCCAGGTCGGCGACGTCCTGGTGCTTGGCCGCGACGGCCAGCGCCTTCACGTAGCGCGACCGGTCCAGCAGCTGGCCTTCCAGCGCCAGATCGCCGAGCAGGGCCTCGTCGAACGGCTCGGCCTGCTCGGTGAGGGCCTTGACGGCGGCCGCTGCACGTCCCAGGAACGGGCCGATGACGTCCGGGAAGCCACCCAGGTCGCGGATGGCCTTCTCGATGGCCTCGGCGCGGATACGGGCGTTCTCGGCGTTCTGCGTGAGCTCGCGACGGACCGCATCGGTGCGGGCCTGTGCGACACGGGTTTCGGCGACCTGGATCTCGGTATGGGTCAGGTCCAGCACGGTCCGCAGCTGAGCGATCAGCGTGGCGGTGGTCGATTCGATCGAGATAGCCGTTGTGGTGGCCATAAGTCTTGTTCACCCCTTGATTGGTTGACTTCGTTGTTCAAGGCGCTCAGTTGCGCTTGAGAGTCGGTTACCCGATGCACCCCCGACCCATGGGCACATGACCGAAGTTGTGAGAATCCCTGCATCGAGGTGTAGGTACCAGGGTCTGAGGGGTACCCGGGCCTGCCGCGGCGGGAGATCGCGGACACGGTTTGGTCCGGGTACAGCCGGGTACCTACCGCCTCGTGATGCCCACGCTGGTTCAACCACCTACTCTGCCCGAACCCCGCGGTCCGATCTCGATGTCGGTGATCGACCTGCTCGCCGAACGGGCGCCGCTGCGCTACCTGGCCAAGGTCGAGACCTCCCTTGCCGACGCCGATCCGGCCGGCATCGATCTGCAGCTCGCGCTCTACACCTGCTACGAGTTGCACTACCGCGGTTTCGACAAGGTGGACTCCGGGTGGGAGTGGAACGCCGGCCTGCTGTATCTGCGCGGGCATCTCGAAGACCTGTTCCTGGCCGATGTGCGCAAGCAGGTCGGCGAGATCGAACCGGACGCGACCGCACTCGACGAGCTCGACGCGCTGTGTGTCGAGCCGGTGAACGGCGACGGTCCGTCGTACTACCTGCGTGACGAGGGCACCTGGGACCAGATGCGCGAGTACTTCGCGCACAGGTCGCTCTACCACCTCAAAGAGGGAGATCCGCACGCGTGGGCGATCCCACGTCTGACCGGGCAGGCGAAGGCCTCGTTCGTGGCGGTGGAGTTCGACGAGTTCGGTGCCGGCAAGGGCGCCCGGCTGCACCAGCAGCTGTTCGCCGACCTGATGGCCGCCGCGGATCTGGACACCACGTATCTCGGCTACCTCGACCATGTGCCCGCCGAGGCGCTGGCCGTGGTGAACCTGATGTCGATGTTCGGCCTTCACCGACGCCTGCGGGGTTGTGCGGTCGGACATTTCGCGGCCACCGAGGTGACCTCGCCTCCGGGGTCACGCCGCATGGTCCAGGCGCTCGAACGGATGGGGGCACCGACTGAATGCCGCGCGTTCTACGAGGAGCACGTGGAGGCGGACGCGGTCCACGAACAGGTGGTGCGCACCGATGTGGTGGGCGACCTGGTCCGGCGCGAACCCGATCTCGATCAGGATGTCGTGTTCGGGATCAGGGCATTCGACGCGGTCGAGAACCGACTCGCCGAGCACCTCATGAGGAGCTGGCGCGACGGCCGCTCATCCCTGCGCAGAGCTCTCGACTGATCCCTGTTCGGACTGCGCACCGCCGCCGGCTCGCTGCCGGCGGCGGTGACTGGTGTCGCAGAGCGGGTAGGTCTTGGACTTCCGGCAGGCGCAGATCGCGACCATGAACCGGTCTGATTCGACGGTGCTGCCATCGGGAAGCTCAACGCACACTGGCCCTTCCACCATCACCGGGCCACCCGGGACGACGCGGACCAGACGGGGCGGGAGATCGCTCACGGCGCGTCTGCGCGCACGACGACGATGCGTTCCTGGGTGCTGTTCGGTCCCAGCAGACCAGCCCGCCTGAGCCACGGGGCGCGGGCCGTCATCACCGGTCCGAACGGGATCAACTGCTGGGCAACGACTTCGGCCTTCATCCCCTGTGCGCGGAACGCGCGCAGCGTGCGGGTGACGCTCGAGCACTCCGAGTGCACGACGAGCATCGTGCCGCCTTCGGCGAGCAGAAGCGGCGCCGCCGCGCACATCGGATCCAGAACGACCCGCCCGTCGGGGCCGGCATCCCAGGCCCGCGACGGTCCCGCGGTGGCGGAGATCAGCCCGGAGTCGTCCATCGGCGCCTCGGGAACGTAGGGCGGATTGGCCAGCACCACGTCGAACGGCCGGAATTCGACTGCGCGGGCCCAGGACCCGCGGTGGACGTCGACCTCGACGCCGGCCGCCAGTGCCTCCTCGCGGGTGCGCTGCACCGCTTTGGGACAGATGTCGAAGGCGGTCACCGACGCTGCACCGGCGGCCGCGGCGGCGATGGCGATAACCCCACTGCCGGTGCACAAATCGGCGACCCGTGCGCCGGGCACGACGCCCGCCTCGATCATGGCGTCGATGAGAAGGTGTGAATCCTCTTGCGGGGGATAGACGTCGACGGCCAGGTCGCGGGCGTCGAAATCGGTGTATGCGCTCGTCACGGATCTTTGATGCCCACTTCGATCCCGCCCAAACGCGTTTGTCGGGTCAAGGCCTGGGAATCCGGGCGGCATGACCCTTTGCGACACCTGCGGAAACCACTATGACAAGGCCTTCACGGTCACGTTCCACGACGGCCGCACAGCCACCTTCGACAGCGTCGAGTGCGCCGCGGCCCAGTTGGCGCCCGAGTGCGGACACTGCGGCTGCCGCATTCTCGGGCACGGCATCGAGACCGACGAGGGCATCTTCTGCTGCGCGCACTGCGCACGCAAAGACACCAACGCCGATGTCAATGACCGCTACCCGGTGCCCTCCGGCGCCTAGAGTCGCCCGACCGCGTACGTCGCGCCCTCGTTGATCATCCCGTTGACGGGATAGAACGCGTGCGCGACGTTCGGCCCTGCGTCGGGTGCCCCGTCGCAGATCGTGTCACCCTGAGCACACAGCTTCAGGGTCTTGTCCGCGTACAGCGGGCCGATCGTGATCTCGGGAGCCCCGAACCTCCGCATGAACGCTTCCGACGGCGTGCCGAAGAGCACGACGGCGGCCACGTGGTCGGCCACCTCGGGCGGCAGCGGGGTCGGCGCCGCGGCAGCGGGCACCGAACTCGGGACGGTGTCGGAGGTCGTGAAGCCGGAGACGACCGCACCCTGCGAGAAGCCGCCGAGTACGATGCGGGTGTCGGGACACTCCTCGGAGACCGCGAGCACCCGGTTGCCGGCATCGCGGACACCGTCGATCACGGTGCCGGCGAACAGTTCACGATCGCCGAAGTTGCTGCCCGCCGGGTAGTTCACCGCGTACACCCCCACGGTCCGCGGTGCCGCCTGCGCGCGGACGGCATCGACGAATGCCTGACCGACACCGCCGACCCCCGGGGCTTCCGACGTGCCACGGGCGAACACGACCTCGACATCCGGGCAGGGCTGCTGCGCGGACGCGGCCGGCGTGACGCCGACTCCGACGACCGCCGAGACGGCGCCCAACACCGTGGCGCCGGCGATTCCGGCGATTCGATTGACCATTTCCATGGGTCGTCAGTACCACCGGTACCTGCAGGTCAAACAGAACCGTCGCTGGGGGTGGGACTCTGGGGCGATTCCCACTTCGACTCGAGGGTGCGCACCACGACGGTGTCGGCCGGCAGTTCGACGTCGCGGGTCTCGCCGTGGTCGCCCTCCAGCGTCATGATGACCGTCTCTCCCGACGACTCCTTGTGCACGACCTTAAATTGGCGAACAGCGGAGCCGGGGAGGGTCAACTCGATGAGGTCGCCGGGCGCGACATTGCCGAGGCGGTCGTTGTCGGACTGAGCAGTCATGGGTTCGACCGTAGAGGACAGCGGGTAACCGCGCTCCGACGGAAAGGACACCCACATGCCGAACGAAACCGACGACCGGCTCGTTGGCCGGCGCATCGCCTTCCTGGCCACCGACGGGGTCGAGAGGGTCGAGCTTGAGCAGCCGCGCGCGGCGATCCTCGACGCCGGCGGTCAGGTCGACCTGCTGTCGGTCGACGACGGGGAGATCGCCGCCCGCGACCACGACCTGGAGCCCGCGGGCACCTTCGCCGTCGACCGCGTCGTCGGCGACGCGACGATCGACGAGTACGACGGGCTGGTGCTGCCCGGTGGCACCGTCAACGCCGACAAGCTGCGCCTCGACGAGGCCGC is drawn from Mycolicibacterium gilvum and contains these coding sequences:
- a CDS encoding mechanosensitive ion channel family protein gives rise to the protein MDDTLELASATHVASAAAWIAGAGAVAIAYAVGLAISWLLQRLGRRSTLLHHAAELTRMPLRATLVVIAASAAVRRTVDADTGWRGFVDHLLVITLIATITWTIASLVRVAERQAISRFAGGDEGLTDADRHRRKIKTQVLTLRRIAVAIIVMLGAAAALMTFPAFSDIGKTVFASAGVLTVVAGLAAQTSLGSVFAGIQIAFSDAIRVGDVVVLEEEWGRIEEITLTYVVVHLWDERRLVLPCTYFTSTPFQNWTRNATELLGTAELDVDFTVPFDQMRAELDRLLRANPLWDGRVGVLQVTDAVEGRVRVRMLVSASNAGQLFDLRCDVREGMVAWLQRTNPGAMPRTRIEHRTDADTARGDAAVPVPGRSQADSGLFSGSIAADRRNRDLTWAHDAR
- a CDS encoding phosphotransferase encodes the protein MTPAEVGERTRRATGAAVDAARELGLDVEHPVVLHDVFSVVVHLAPHPVVARIPVVLTAAADPAGQTARRQRELDVAAWLHAQGVPVVPPSALVPRSPIHRDGFVMTFWELADLAADHEPYRGVALRHSAQLHAALARYPRELPFLAPFNDGLPAMIAELHTVDLLTADDVDRARVEFDSLRAILADQKAFQAAFPGVTVQPIQGDAPSHNVIRTTSGIVFSDFEDICRGPVEWDLAMLGAAAVAEYDAAARDLGIRTVDPEVLRVMEYARRLQFIGCTTLVSQLRLLADGLGQALSEWRSTPVFGPGQVGRSQVGRS
- a CDS encoding NUDIX hydrolase is translated as MTLGYDDVLRDRIAQRLGQHTRRTVTDPSKRHAAVAVVLVDSVVGEDRVDPAPVDDWIAGRPMPDDLDGRMVDVSGGAAFLLCRRASRLSSHSAQWALPGGRLDPGETVVEAALRELDEEVGVRLPESALLGLLDDYSTRSGYVITPVVLWGGGRLDPRPAPDEVVAVYRVGLHQLLREDSPRFITIPESPRPVVQVPLGNDLIHAPTGAVLLQLRWLCLEGRDDPVNELEQPVFAWR
- a CDS encoding iron-containing redox enzyme family protein, encoding MPTLVQPPTLPEPRGPISMSVIDLLAERAPLRYLAKVETSLADADPAGIDLQLALYTCYELHYRGFDKVDSGWEWNAGLLYLRGHLEDLFLADVRKQVGEIEPDATALDELDALCVEPVNGDGPSYYLRDEGTWDQMREYFAHRSLYHLKEGDPHAWAIPRLTGQAKASFVAVEFDEFGAGKGARLHQQLFADLMAAADLDTTYLGYLDHVPAEALAVVNLMSMFGLHRRLRGCAVGHFAATEVTSPPGSRRMVQALERMGAPTECRAFYEEHVEADAVHEQVVRTDVVGDLVRREPDLDQDVVFGIRAFDAVENRLAEHLMRSWRDGRSSLRRALD
- a CDS encoding CDGSH iron-sulfur domain-containing protein gives rise to the protein MSDLPPRLVRVVPGGPVMVEGPVCVELPDGSTVESDRFMVAICACRKSKTYPLCDTSHRRRQRAGGGAQSEQGSVESSAQG
- a CDS encoding HemK2/MTQ2 family protein methyltransferase, with the translated sequence MTSAYTDFDARDLAVDVYPPQEDSHLLIDAMIEAGVVPGARVADLCTGSGVIAIAAAAAGAASVTAFDICPKAVQRTREEALAAGVEVDVHRGSWARAVEFRPFDVVLANPPYVPEAPMDDSGLISATAGPSRAWDAGPDGRVVLDPMCAAAPLLLAEGGTMLVVHSECSSVTRTLRAFRAQGMKAEVVAQQLIPFGPVMTARAPWLRRAGLLGPNSTQERIVVVRADAP
- a CDS encoding cutinase family protein, with protein sequence MEMVNRIAGIAGATVLGAVSAVVGVGVTPAASAQQPCPDVEVVFARGTSEAPGVGGVGQAFVDAVRAQAAPRTVGVYAVNYPAGSNFGDRELFAGTVIDGVRDAGNRVLAVSEECPDTRIVLGGFSQGAVVSGFTTSDTVPSSVPAAAAPTPLPPEVADHVAAVVLFGTPSEAFMRRFGAPEITIGPLYADKTLKLCAQGDTICDGAPDAGPNVAHAFYPVNGMINEGATYAVGRL
- a CDS encoding type 1 glutamine amidotransferase domain-containing protein yields the protein MPNETDDRLVGRRIAFLATDGVERVELEQPRAAILDAGGQVDLLSVDDGEIAARDHDLEPAGTFAVDRVVGDATIDEYDGLVLPGGTVNADKLRLDEAAVAFVGEFVRSGKPVAAICHGPWALVEAEVASGRTLTSYPSLRTDLRNAGATYVDQELCIDGKLITSRSPRDLDAFCQAITDRF